CGTCGCCCCATTGATCACAGCCGCCTCAGACAGGGAAGCATAGACATCTTTCCAGCTCAGCTCCCGGTACACGAAGACACCGACAACAATGGCATAGACGACCGCTACAACAGCAGCTTCCGTTGGAGAAAAGATACTTCCATAAATTCCGCCTAAGATAATGAAAGGAATGAGAAGCGCCCATTTCGCATCCCAGAAAGTTCGTAAAACATCTTTAAAGGAAAAAGACTCTACCGCAGCTGTATAGTTATTCTTCTTCGAAATAACATAGGAGATCGCAAGCAGGCAGATGCTGATTAATATTCCCGGCAGGATTCCTGCCAAGAACATGCTTCCGACAGACACACTTCCCACAACCCCGTAAAGGACAAAGGGAATACTTGGAGGAATGATAACCCCGATGGAACCAGCGGCTGCGGTGATGGCGGCAGCGAAGCCTTCTCCATAGTTACGCCTTTTCATTTCAGGAATCATGAAGGAACCGATGGCAGCAACCGTCGCTGGACCGGAACCCGAAATCGCAGAGAAGAACATGCAAGCTACGACCGTAACCATGGCCAGTCCGCCGACAATCCAGCCGACTAGAGCACTGGCGAAGTTGAGAATACGTTTGGATATCCCTCCTTTGCCCATCAGAATTCCGGCAAGCATAAAGAAAGGGATAGCCATTAAAGGAAAAGAATCAAGGGAAGTGAAAGCTCGTTGTGCAACGATGGTGAGGTTCATGTTAGTGGCGAACATTATAGTGAAGATAGACGATAAACCGAGTGCAATGGCTATGGGGACATTGATAATGATGAATAGAAACAGAGTTCCAAATAATATTAAAATGGTCATAGGCTCTCACCCTCTGATGAAGAATATTCCTGATCAGGATGTTTCCACAAGCGAATGAACTGTTGGATCAAGCGGATAGACATGAGCAAACCGCCGACAGGAATAGCAAGATACGCCCACCACATTGGAATCCTCATGGCAGGTGACACTTGTCCCTGCTCCATCAAGCTTAGGATGACATCACTTCCTACATAAGCCAGGGTGACTGCAACGAAGAACCATAAAGCCAAAGCAATGAAGTCGATGATTCTCCTGTACAGGTTAGGAAGCAGATCCTTGAACATTTCTACTTTGATATGTTTGCCTTTCTTCACAGCGAAACTCGCCGCTATCCAAACCTGCCAAATATGTATATACCGCGCCAGTTCTTCTGTCCAACTCATCGAGTCATTGAAAACATAACGAGACACGACTTGATAGAAAATCAGAAGCACCATTAAAGCCATGGTAATTACGATAAGGATTTCTTCTAACCTTTCATCTAAAAACTGCTTCATATTGTCGCTCCTTTATTCCAGCTGATTCGTCAGGAACAGATGAACTGGTGAGGCAGGAACACCCCACCAATTCGATCCTGTTATTCGTTGGCAGCTTTCGCCTGCTCAATCAGGTCTTTGCCGATTTCATCTTCGTAATCTGTATAAACCGACTTGGTCGCTTCAATGAACGCATCCTTTTGCTCATCTGTCAGTTCATTGATCTTAACTCCTTCTTTCTCCAGCTCTTTCACCCATTCTTCATCCTGCTCACTGGCAATCTTCCGCTGCTCATCGCGATAGGTCTCTGCTTCTTCTTCAAGAATCGTTTGCAGGTCTTCCGGAAGATCATCCATGAAATCCTTGTTCATCAACAAGATAGTTGCTGCATAAAAGTGACCACTCTTCGTCAGGTAATCCTGTACTTCATAGAACTTGTTGGTATAGATCAATGAAATAGGACTCTCCATTGCGTCATATGTACCCTGCTGCAAAGAAGTGTACAGTTCACCAAAGGCAAACGGAGAAGCATTCGCTCCTAAAGCGTTGAACGTATCGGTATGAACCGGATTCTCCATCGTTCTCAGTTTCAATCCTTCCAAATCTTCAGGGCTCTCGATCGGACCTTTATTGTTGGTCATGTGACGGAATCCGTTCTCCCCAAAGGCCAGCCCCTTAAACCCTTCATCTTCCAAGTCCGATAAGAGTGACTGTCCAAGCTCGCCATCCAGTGCGGAGTAAGCCGCTTCTTTCGTCTTGAACAAGAAAGGTAAATCAAAAACCATAAACTTGCTGTTAAAGCCTGATAATGGCGCGACCGCTGGAATCGTCATCTCCAGGTTGCCCATCTGTACGGCCTCAATCGCTTCCCGATCCGATCCATATAGCGATCCATTCGGATAAGCTTCAATCTTCAAGCGGCCATCCGATCGATCTTCCACCCGATCGATGAAGGACTCCAGAGCAACATGTGTCGACTGTTCTTCACTCACTAGGTGAGCGACCCGTATTTCATACGTGTCACCATCTCCACCATTGGAGCTCGCCTCTTTACTGTCGCAACCTACTAAAGCAGAAGATAACAAAATGCCGGCTAAGGGTAATAACCATTTTTTCATCCTTTAACTTCCTCCTCTTGTTTATAGTTAATGATCCGTCTCGTCACTTGCTTGATGTGCTCTTCCATGGAGTGCTCAGCCAACACGGGATCATTACTCTTAATTGCTTCGATAATTCGGTAGTGCTCTTCCACCGCACCTATCGCACTATCAGACAGTGTGCTTGTCAGGATTAAGAAACGCTGGATTTGGCTGTACAGGTTTTCTATGAATTCTTTTAACTTCTCGTTTTGCGATATGTCTGCCACGGTAGAATGGAAGTCATAATCCAATTCAATAAATTGGTGATAATCCCTTTCATCTATGGACTCCTTCTGCTTCACACATATTTCTGTCAACCGCTCGACGTCCTCCGCTGTGGCAAAACGGCTGGCCAGTCCTGCAGCCATCGACTCCAAACGCTCCCGAATCAATTGATAATCATAAGCATTCTCAGGAGTCACCGAGCTCACTTTCGCCTTGCTGCCTTTCTTCAGTTCTACCAATCCTTCAAAAGCCAGTCTCTTCAATGCCTCACGTATAGGTGTTCTGCTGATACCCAACTGCGAAGCAATTCTTTCTTCTGCTAAATTATCTCCAGGCTGAACTTCGTTATTAACGATAGAAGCCTTGATCGCTTTGTATGCTTGTTCCATCAATGTTTCCCTCGGTGCAATCGGTCTCAAAAAATCTTCCTCCAATTATGATATTCTGTATACTGTATACAGTTTGATACTACTAGTCTATCTGCTCGCTATGAACAATGTCAAGACTTTTCTGAAAATTATAATATTATGTGGATACTTGTATAATTCGGTCGGAAATTGGCATAAAAAGACCGCAGACACATTCGTCTGCGGTCTTTCCTTCTATTTAAAATCTGTTTTCCTCGCATTTATAGTTGGTACAGAGCTTCTTATTTACCGGAAGTAAACTTCACACAAACCGGCTCCGGAACATACACATCCGACTGAACAAGCGTCAGCTTCCCTGTATCCTTATCCCGCTCAAACAACGTCATCGTGTTCGATTTCTGGTTCGTCGCAATCAAGAATTCCTCCGTCGGATCAAGGACGAAATCGCGCGGCCAGTTTCCTTCCGTCGACGTCCATTCGATGAACGTCAGCTCTCCGGAATCCTGGTCCACTTTGTATGCCGCAATCGAATTGTGGCCGCGGTTTCCGGCGTAGACGAACTGTCCGTCGGACGAGATGTGGATCGCACTTCCGTCGTTCGTCTCTTCGAACGTTTCCGGAATCGTTGTGATCGCCTGCTTCTGGGTGAAGCTTCCGTCCTTTTCGTCATAGTGAAGCACGAGTACGTCCGAGCTCAGCTCGGTCATGACGTAGGCATATTTGCCGTTCGGGTGGAAGGTGATGTGGCGCGGACCGGCACCAGGTGCTGTCTTAAACACTTGGACTTGATCGAGCTTCCCGTCATTTACCGCATAAGAAATCACGCGGTCGCTTCCGAGGTCGATGGCGATGACATACTTCTCATCCGGCGTGAAGCCTGTATAGTGCATGTGCGGCTTCTCCTGGCGTTCGTGCGGGCCTGTCCCTTCGTGCTCCACGACGGAAGCAGCCGGATTCAGCGATCCGTTTTCATTCGTTAAATAGGAAGCAATTTTCGTCGTATGGTAATTCGCTGTCACGACCGTATTCGTATTGCGGTCGACGCTCACATGACACGGAGGTGATCCGGCTGCGAACTGCCCGTTCAGCGGTGTCAGCCCGCCGTCGCTTCCGATCGAGAACGCCGTCACGCCGCCTTCATCACCGTCTTTTGCAACCGCATATAAATGCTGATCATCGTCACTGACCGTTACATACGTAGGGTTGTTCAATTCAGCAGCGAGCTTCACATCGCCAAGCTCTTTCTTCTCCGTATCGAGCGTGAACTGGTACACGCCTTTACTTTCCTGTTTCGTATACGTACCGACATATCCATTATACTTAGCCATTCCAAAACTCCTTTAACGATTAGTGTGCTGCGTTTCTTATCTAATTATCTCATAAACTAGTCGATTGCAAAATGAAACACCTTTCCAGATAACGAGAAAAAGAACGCAGCCTTATAACAGGCCATGTATATAGTCGCGCACACGGAAAAATTCCGATAAATTGTAAATAAAACCCAAAACTTGACTCATAGTCCATGGGCAGATCACCGAAACCATTGGATGATTTTCACATGGCTAATTATATTGAAAGTAAGTTGTACAACGTGGTTGTAGGAATCAAAATTCGCAAACTCCGCATTGAAAGAAATTGGACGCAAGAGGAGCTGGCCTTCCGTGCCGGTATGGATGTGACCTACATCAGTGATTTAGAAAACGGAAAGAGAAATCCCACCATTATCACCATGAAAGCAGTGGCGGAAGCATTAGAAATCGAATACAACGAAATCTATCCCACCCCGGAAGAGATAAAAGAGTATAATTAAACCTGTTCCTTTATCTCTTCCCGCTCCTCAAGCGCTATCCCCGGTAACACTCCAACCATTCCCCGAACGAGGTGAACCCCATTGAAAAAAGAATATCTCTACTTTACCATCGAGCAGGAACGTATTTGCATTGAAATCTGGTGCGGTCTCTTGTCTTACTTTGTCATTGGCAGCGTGCTTGGAACTTTCGAGTTTGGAAGTCTTCGTGAAGGCCGTGATAAGGAGGAGGCTGTCGGTTATGTTGTGGATCAGTTGAGGAAGGAGATTGAGAGAAGGAAATAATCGTAGCGCCTAAAACTCTTAACCAAATGATCCTTATATGAAAAATCCACCTATCACTTAGAAATTTGGGACAAAAAAGAGGCGAATACTAAAATAGCGCTACGCCTCTTTTATATTTTGCAAAGCTACTCAATGACTTCCGCTTCCATAGCAGGAAGAGTAATTTGATGACCAGCTGTAGATTCATATGTATAAGAGCCTGAAACCGTTCCATAAACAGTAACGATATCCTCTTCCACAAACGGTGTCGTATCATCAAACGTTACATAAACAACGTCATTATAATCATATCCATAGCTGTCTTTCGTTACAGCCAGGCGAATGACCGTTGACGTTTCATCTTCCATGATTTGTATGATTTCTCCTTGGTACTTGAGAAAGTCCCCACTATATTTATCCGGATTTTTGTCCAGCTCCTTAAATCGAATGTCTTTAGCATTATCTTTCTTCTTTTCTAATTCTTTCTCAGCTTTTTCGTTCTTCTCTTTTATATACGCTTCAAAGGCTGCATCTGACTCTTCCACGGAATGCCCTTCTGTGACATTTACTGTGCCAATAGACTCATACGTGATAATATAATGGGTGTAGTAATCTTCCACGTCACCATCAACCAGATTCTCTACTTGCTCAGCAGACCCATTATTATCATAGAATTCCGTATTATATTCGGATTCATTAACGTATATGGTCGCTGCTAAACTATATGTAGACGTCAAGTCGAATTTTACACTTTATGCTCGTTTTCCCTTTACACTTCTGCTGAAAATATGCTTTTTCTATTTTTCATACGATGACTTTCCTCATTCTCTCCGCCATGTATAACTTCCACACGATGGAGTAAACGATCTAAAATCGCTGTCGTAATCCCCTGGTCGCCAATCAAATGCCCCCATTCCTCTGGACTTTTATTTGAGGTCAAAATGATCGAACTTCGTTCGTATAAATGGTTAATTAAATGAAAAAACAGATTTGCCTCTCGTTGATCCATCGCCATATACATCAGGTCATCAATAATCACAAGGTCAGCGTTTCTCATTCGTTTCAGTTGTACCTTTGATTTGTTCAGATACTCTTCCGTCTTTAAGAGCTGCACAAGATCCCCCATTGTAACGAAGTAAACATTGAATCCCCTGGAAACAGCTTCGATCCCCAGTCCAATGGCAATATACGTTTTCCCTATGCCGGGTGGCCCGAGAATAATTAAGTTATACTGCTGTTCCAGCCAGCTTAACTCTCTGAGTTGAGTTAGT
This sequence is a window from Bacillus sp. SB49. Protein-coding genes within it:
- a CDS encoding helix-turn-helix domain-containing protein — its product is MANYIESKLYNVVVGIKIRKLRIERNWTQEELAFRAGMDVTYISDLENGKRNPTIITMKAVAEALEIEYNEIYPTPEEIKEYN
- a CDS encoding TRAP transporter small permease → MKQFLDERLEEILIVITMALMVLLIFYQVVSRYVFNDSMSWTEELARYIHIWQVWIAASFAVKKGKHIKVEMFKDLLPNLYRRIIDFIALALWFFVAVTLAYVGSDVILSLMEQGQVSPAMRIPMWWAYLAIPVGGLLMSIRLIQQFIRLWKHPDQEYSSSEGESL
- the istB gene encoding IS21-like element IS643 family helper ATPase IstB, encoding MNKTVQELQDQFRQLRLSETAEELPQLLREAEKSSWTYLEFLESITQYELAKREAKSLEKRMKWARFPFVKSLDEFELSGQNVLTARQLTQLRELSWLEQQYNLIILGPPGIGKTYIAIGLGIEAVSRGFNVYFVTMGDLVQLLKTEEYLNKSKVQLKRMRNADLVIIDDLMYMAMDQREANLFFHLINHLYERSSIILTSNKSPEEWGHLIGDQGITTAILDRLLHRVEVIHGGENEESHRMKNRKSIFSAEV
- a CDS encoding TRAP transporter large permease; the protein is MTILILFGTLFLFIIINVPIAIALGLSSIFTIMFATNMNLTIVAQRAFTSLDSFPLMAIPFFMLAGILMGKGGISKRILNFASALVGWIVGGLAMVTVVACMFFSAISGSGPATVAAIGSFMIPEMKRRNYGEGFAAAITAAAGSIGVIIPPSIPFVLYGVVGSVSVGSMFLAGILPGILISICLLAISYVISKKNNYTAAVESFSFKDVLRTFWDAKWALLIPFIILGGIYGSIFSPTEAAVVAVVYAIVVGVFVYRELSWKDVYASLSEAAVINGATMIIIGLSISFSFLMTSERVPMTIAEYLTNLSQNPLVILLLINILLLIVGAFIDTISALVVLAPILLPVVTALGVDPIHFGVILVANLAIGFITPPVGVNLFVASNISGTRIEVISKAILPILLMLILSLLIITYVPSLSLYLPELYEGR
- a CDS encoding GntR family transcriptional regulator, whose product is MRPIAPRETLMEQAYKAIKASIVNNEVQPGDNLAEERIASQLGISRTPIREALKRLAFEGLVELKKGSKAKVSSVTPENAYDYQLIRERLESMAAGLASRFATAEDVERLTEICVKQKESIDERDYHQFIELDYDFHSTVADISQNEKLKEFIENLYSQIQRFLILTSTLSDSAIGAVEEHYRIIEAIKSNDPVLAEHSMEEHIKQVTRRIINYKQEEEVKG
- a CDS encoding TRAP transporter substrate-binding protein, whose translation is MKKWLLPLAGILLSSALVGCDSKEASSNGGDGDTYEIRVAHLVSEEQSTHVALESFIDRVEDRSDGRLKIEAYPNGSLYGSDREAIEAVQMGNLEMTIPAVAPLSGFNSKFMVFDLPFLFKTKEAAYSALDGELGQSLLSDLEDEGFKGLAFGENGFRHMTNNKGPIESPEDLEGLKLRTMENPVHTDTFNALGANASPFAFGELYTSLQQGTYDAMESPISLIYTNKFYEVQDYLTKSGHFYAATILLMNKDFMDDLPEDLQTILEEEAETYRDEQRKIASEQDEEWVKELEKEGVKINELTDEQKDAFIEATKSVYTDYEDEIGKDLIEQAKAANE
- a CDS encoding lactonase family protein, which produces MAKYNGYVGTYTKQESKGVYQFTLDTEKKELGDVKLAAELNNPTYVTVSDDDQHLYAVAKDGDEGGVTAFSIGSDGGLTPLNGQFAAGSPPCHVSVDRNTNTVVTANYHTTKIASYLTNENGSLNPAASVVEHEGTGPHERQEKPHMHYTGFTPDEKYVIAIDLGSDRVISYAVNDGKLDQVQVFKTAPGAGPRHITFHPNGKYAYVMTELSSDVLVLHYDEKDGSFTQKQAITTIPETFEETNDGSAIHISSDGQFVYAGNRGHNSIAAYKVDQDSGELTFIEWTSTEGNWPRDFVLDPTEEFLIATNQKSNTMTLFERDKDTGKLTLVQSDVYVPEPVCVKFTSGK